The following proteins are encoded in a genomic region of Chloroflexota bacterium:
- the rpsO gene encoding 30S ribosomal protein S15: protein MPLAQAVKGEIIEKYRLHPDDTGSSDVQIALLSRRILDMIEHLKVHPHDHASRRGLLMMVGKRRRLLNYLRREDFERYRQIISSLGLRR from the coding sequence GTGCCTTTAGCCCAGGCAGTAAAGGGCGAAATCATCGAGAAGTACCGTTTGCACCCGGACGACACCGGTTCGTCCGACGTCCAGATTGCGCTGCTCAGTCGGCGCATCCTGGACATGATCGAGCATCTCAAGGTGCATCCACACGACCACGCGTCTCGGCGCGGACTTCTCATGATGGTAGGCAAACGGCGCCGCCTCTTGAACTACCTGCGACGCGAGGATTTCGAGCGATACCGCCAGATCATCAGCTCTCTGGGTCTGCGGCGCTAA
- a CDS encoding ferredoxin: MTLKASIDWDKCEGNGVCARVAPEVFSVDDQGNSDVLMEEVPESLRAKAMLAMRQCPTGAVSVVEA; the protein is encoded by the coding sequence ATGACCCTCAAGGCGAGCATAGATTGGGACAAGTGCGAGGGAAACGGCGTGTGCGCACGAGTCGCGCCCGAGGTCTTCTCCGTGGACGATCAGGGCAACTCCGACGTCTTGATGGAAGAGGTGCCGGAGAGCCTGCGCGCCAAGGCGATGCTGGCCATGCGCCAATGCCCGACCGGAGCAGTGAGCGTCGTGGAGGCGTGA
- a CDS encoding DUF309 domain-containing protein, whose product MTRDDWTVRRDASARPEDSYALCAETPPPQLITGIWQFNRREFFACHETLERLWLAECAPVRDLYQGILQIGVAFYHLLRGNYRGAHVSLRRGITRLRPLPPVCRGVQVARLVEDAEAAHAALVARGAAGLARFDLELIPTIDIAPSA is encoded by the coding sequence GTGACCCGTGATGATTGGACCGTGCGGCGCGATGCGTCAGCGCGCCCTGAGGACTCGTACGCGCTGTGCGCAGAGACGCCGCCGCCGCAGCTCATCACCGGCATTTGGCAATTCAATCGGCGCGAATTTTTCGCCTGCCACGAGACGCTGGAGCGGCTCTGGCTGGCCGAATGCGCTCCGGTTCGCGACCTCTACCAAGGGATCCTGCAGATTGGCGTAGCCTTCTACCACTTGCTGCGGGGGAACTACCGGGGCGCCCACGTGAGTCTGCGACGCGGCATCACGCGGCTGCGCCCGCTGCCGCCAGTTTGCCGAGGGGTGCAGGTCGCGCGGCTGGTCGAGGACGCTGAAGCCGCCCACGCAGCCCTGGTTGCGCGGGGAGCGGCAGGCCTGGCGCGCTTCGACCTCGAGCTGATCCCGACGATTGACATCGCGCCGAGCGCATGA
- a CDS encoding heme-binding protein → MRLDVAQRVLGASLAKAHDMGIAVSVVVVDEGGHMMAMARMDGARFLTVEIAYGKAHGCIGFHRVGPEVAQFGQTAPAFVGALATASHGRFFAALGSIRVVVGGQEVGAVGVSGGSGEQDHQIAQAGVDAVAYGGDA, encoded by the coding sequence GTGCGGCTTGACGTGGCCCAGCGCGTGCTGGGCGCAAGCCTCGCCAAGGCCCACGACATGGGAATTGCGGTGAGTGTGGTTGTCGTGGACGAGGGAGGGCACATGATGGCAATGGCCCGAATGGACGGGGCGCGCTTTCTGACCGTTGAGATCGCCTACGGCAAGGCGCACGGATGCATCGGTTTCCACCGCGTGGGGCCCGAGGTCGCACAATTCGGCCAGACCGCCCCCGCCTTCGTCGGCGCCCTTGCGACCGCTAGCCACGGTCGCTTCTTCGCAGCGCTGGGCTCGATTCGGGTGGTGGTCGGCGGTCAGGAGGTGGGCGCCGTGGGGGTCAGCGGCGGATCCGGCGAGCAGGATCACCAGATTGCCCAAGCGGGCGTGGACGCAGTGGCGTACGGTGGCGATGCCTGA
- a CDS encoding heme-binding protein: MALDLATANRIVEACIAEGRTIGRNFSIAVVDEGGHIVAIQRMDGAAFVSPRIALGKAFACAAFRREGPQLQQMGENPAFVAGLVEMTGGQFFASLGACRIMLNGQMMGAVGVSGAAPEQDQQVAEAGIRVLSS, translated from the coding sequence ATGGCGCTCGATCTCGCGACCGCCAATCGAATCGTCGAGGCATGTATCGCCGAAGGGCGGACCATTGGGCGAAACTTCAGCATCGCCGTCGTTGACGAGGGCGGCCACATCGTGGCCATTCAGCGCATGGACGGAGCGGCGTTCGTGTCTCCGAGAATTGCGCTGGGGAAGGCGTTCGCGTGCGCGGCTTTCCGGCGGGAGGGACCGCAGCTCCAGCAGATGGGCGAGAACCCGGCGTTTGTGGCCGGGCTCGTCGAGATGACGGGTGGCCAGTTCTTCGCGTCGCTCGGGGCCTGCCGAATCATGCTCAATGGCCAGATGATGGGCGCCGTGGGCGTCAGCGGGGCGGCGCCGGAGCAGGACCAGCAAGTGGCCGAGGCAGGCATCCGGGTTCTCTCCAGCTGA
- a CDS encoding MFS transporter, giving the protein MTDVSAIPSSETGRVRPKLWTRGFLLLLTVVFLGYSGQQLILPILPLYVTKLGGTPVEAGFILAAFSITSFPMRPVVGYLTDAWSARGILGIGTLILSLTSFGFFVPHLAVMAVVNAVRGIGWAGLNTGGYTDLAHTAPRARRGEASGYYNLATSIPIAGAPAVALWLLGVPSMGYPSVFLFAALLAAAATLGMWGAQALAPQTQMRSPRDGAVTVSSVIGGFVDRRVFLAAGLLLCMTVTQVSTTAYLPLYARAVGIEGIGSFYVVTGVVGIISQLLCGRFLDRGGRGGWVVAGFATMIVSMLILYAARGLEVVLIAAVINALGSTLLNTMLLVVAMDLADPNRPGAGMATYSVSYQLGAAVGAPVFGMVIQALGFGAMYLSAAGALVVGLIATVLQWPRLRRVGVVAPTGGGNARI; this is encoded by the coding sequence ATGACAGACGTCAGCGCCATCCCATCCAGCGAGACCGGACGCGTCCGGCCCAAACTGTGGACGCGCGGGTTCTTGCTGCTCCTGACCGTGGTCTTCCTCGGCTACTCGGGGCAGCAGCTCATCCTGCCCATCCTGCCGCTGTACGTGACCAAGCTCGGCGGGACGCCGGTAGAGGCGGGCTTTATTCTCGCGGCGTTCAGCATCACCAGCTTCCCGATGCGGCCGGTCGTGGGATACCTAACCGACGCGTGGAGCGCGCGCGGCATTCTCGGGATCGGGACCCTGATTCTCTCGCTGACCAGCTTCGGGTTCTTCGTACCCCACCTTGCCGTCATGGCAGTGGTGAACGCCGTTCGGGGAATCGGGTGGGCCGGGCTCAACACCGGCGGATACACGGACCTGGCTCACACGGCGCCCCGCGCCCGGAGGGGCGAAGCGTCCGGGTACTACAACTTGGCGACGTCGATTCCCATCGCAGGCGCGCCGGCTGTCGCCCTGTGGCTACTGGGCGTCCCGTCCATGGGCTACCCGAGCGTCTTTCTCTTCGCTGCGCTGCTGGCGGCGGCGGCCACGCTGGGCATGTGGGGCGCTCAGGCGCTGGCGCCGCAGACGCAGATGCGATCACCCCGGGATGGCGCGGTAACCGTCTCGAGCGTCATCGGCGGGTTCGTCGATCGGCGCGTGTTCCTCGCCGCGGGGCTGCTCCTGTGCATGACGGTCACGCAGGTCTCGACGACGGCCTACTTGCCGCTCTACGCCCGGGCCGTCGGGATCGAGGGGATCGGCAGCTTCTACGTCGTGACCGGCGTGGTGGGCATTATCAGCCAGCTGCTATGCGGTCGGTTTCTGGACCGGGGCGGACGCGGCGGCTGGGTCGTGGCTGGGTTCGCCACCATGATCGTCAGTATGCTGATCCTGTACGCGGCGCGCGGGCTCGAGGTGGTCCTGATCGCCGCCGTGATCAACGCCCTCGGGAGCACGCTGCTCAATACCATGCTCCTGGTTGTCGCCATGGACCTTGCCGATCCCAACCGACCGGGCGCGGGCATGGCCACCTACTCGGTCTCCTACCAGCTCGGGGCGGCGGTCGGCGCGCCTGTGTTTGGCATGGTCATCCAGGCGCTCGGGTTCGGCGCCATGTATCTGAGCGCGGCCGGTGCGCTGGTCGTGGGGCTGATCGCCACGGTTCTGCAGTGGCCGCGCCTCCGCCGCGTCGGGGTGGTCGCGCCGACCGGTGGCGGAAACGCCCGGATATAA
- a CDS encoding NAD(P)H-dependent oxidoreductase, whose translation MGARGERATFLLGVVGGIGQSWHTRLLVETVLSASADEQVDTALLDLSETPIDFAANRPAEEYSAATRRALELAGHAEGFVFGSPIYRATYTGAFKNFFDLMPVEALLGKAAALVATGASFHHFLALDIAFRPIMTFFNMHTVPGVLYGSREQFLPERAINDALREQAEALGRDLVYMTRQLAGRGWGPPSPGVGAVTRPR comes from the coding sequence ATGGGAGCGCGAGGAGAGAGAGCCACGTTCCTGCTCGGTGTAGTCGGAGGGATCGGTCAGAGCTGGCATACGCGGCTGCTCGTCGAGACGGTGCTCAGCGCGTCGGCCGATGAGCAGGTGGACACCGCGCTGCTCGACCTGAGCGAGACGCCGATCGATTTCGCGGCCAACCGACCGGCCGAGGAGTACTCCGCCGCCACGCGGCGGGCGCTGGAGTTGGCCGGCCACGCTGAGGGCTTCGTGTTCGGCTCGCCGATCTATCGCGCCACCTATACCGGCGCGTTCAAGAACTTCTTCGACCTGATGCCGGTCGAGGCGCTGCTGGGCAAAGCGGCGGCGCTCGTCGCCACCGGGGCGTCGTTCCACCATTTCCTGGCGCTCGACATCGCCTTCCGTCCCATCATGACCTTCTTCAACATGCACACGGTACCCGGCGTGCTCTACGGCTCGCGGGAGCAGTTCCTGCCCGAGCGCGCGATCAACGATGCGCTGCGCGAGCAAGCCGAGGCGTTGGGCAGGGATCTCGTGTACATGACCCGCCAGCTCGCGGGTCGTGGCTGGGGCCCGCCATCTCCCGGGGTCGGGGCAGTGACGCGGCCGAGATGA
- a CDS encoding LLM class flavin-dependent oxidoreductase, with product MSAQRKHFRLGVFMPVGNNGWMLTKTAPQYLPTYQLNRDIAQLAERIGFDYVFSMAKWSGYGGETRFWDFSIESFTLMAALAVATTRLRLVASIAPILIHPAIVAKMVATLDDISAGRIGINIVSSDTEYTRMGLYPDEFESYRHAYIDEWLRVVKALWSGEPVDFAGRFFRIDGYASNPRPVQRPWPPILYATSSEGGFRFVAEQCDEAFVQAGPQKNDVSQRLKAMAAERGRTIKTQAHVTLVLGETNADAQRILDHLRAGADYEAIANVYDQGYQGDRVARGREILEKGFPRTLIYHAHPLIGGPELVADFIEDMAVNGHFDGMLFSFPDFIDGLERFDALVTPLIERRGLR from the coding sequence GTGAGCGCGCAACGAAAGCATTTTCGACTCGGCGTCTTCATGCCGGTGGGGAACAACGGGTGGATGTTGACCAAGACCGCCCCGCAGTACCTCCCGACCTACCAGCTCAACCGGGACATCGCGCAGCTGGCCGAACGGATCGGGTTCGACTACGTGTTCTCGATGGCGAAATGGAGCGGCTATGGTGGAGAGACGCGCTTCTGGGACTTCTCGATCGAGTCCTTCACGCTCATGGCAGCGCTCGCCGTGGCGACCACTCGGCTGCGGCTTGTGGCGTCGATCGCCCCGATCCTGATCCACCCGGCGATCGTCGCCAAGATGGTGGCCACCCTGGACGACATCTCCGCAGGCCGCATCGGCATCAACATTGTCAGCTCCGACACAGAATACACGCGGATGGGCCTCTACCCGGACGAATTCGAGTCCTACCGCCACGCCTACATCGACGAATGGCTCCGCGTCGTGAAGGCGCTGTGGAGCGGGGAGCCCGTTGACTTCGCGGGCAGATTCTTCCGCATCGACGGCTATGCTTCGAACCCGCGCCCGGTCCAGCGGCCCTGGCCCCCGATCCTCTACGCCACGTCGTCCGAGGGCGGGTTCCGCTTCGTCGCCGAGCAGTGCGACGAGGCCTTCGTCCAGGCGGGTCCGCAGAAGAACGACGTCAGCCAGCGGTTGAAGGCGATGGCGGCCGAGCGTGGCCGCACGATCAAGACGCAAGCGCACGTCACGCTCGTCCTCGGCGAGACGAACGCGGACGCCCAGCGGATCCTCGATCATCTCCGCGCGGGGGCGGACTACGAGGCAATCGCCAACGTGTACGACCAAGGTTACCAGGGCGATCGCGTCGCCCGAGGCCGGGAGATCCTTGAGAAGGGCTTCCCGCGGACGCTCATCTACCATGCCCATCCTCTAATTGGCGGGCCGGAGCTCGTCGCGGACTTCATCGAAGACATGGCCGTGAACGGACACTTCGACGGCATGCTCTTCTCGTTTCCGGACTTCATCGACGGGCTCGAGCGGTTCGACGCCCTCGTCACGCCGCTGATCGAGCGGCGCGGGCTGCGTTAA
- a CDS encoding cupin domain-containing protein translates to MAAQPTVNASEETIRVGPIDIRFLLTGEDTNGSVSVFEMTVPAGQKIPAPAHMNDAYEETLYGIEGVLTWTIDGRAIAVGPGQAVCIPRGAVHRFDNGGAVAARQLVMVTPAIMGPAYFREAVEIVRAAAGGPPDVAKMTDVFRRHGMTLAAPPSATAHYSGSQP, encoded by the coding sequence ATGGCAGCCCAGCCCACAGTCAACGCGTCGGAAGAGACCATCCGCGTCGGCCCAATCGACATTCGTTTCCTCCTTACGGGCGAAGACACCAATGGAAGCGTGTCCGTCTTCGAGATGACGGTGCCCGCCGGGCAGAAAATCCCTGCGCCAGCGCATATGAACGACGCCTACGAAGAGACGCTGTATGGAATCGAAGGTGTGCTCACCTGGACCATCGACGGTCGGGCGATTGCGGTGGGCCCGGGCCAGGCCGTGTGCATCCCGCGGGGCGCTGTGCATCGATTCGACAATGGCGGCGCGGTGGCCGCCCGGCAGCTCGTCATGGTCACACCGGCGATCATGGGACCGGCCTACTTCCGCGAGGCCGTCGAGATCGTGCGTGCCGCGGCAGGCGGCCCGCCGGATGTGGCCAAGATGACGGACGTCTTCCGTCGCCACGGCATGACCCTCGCCGCTCCGCCTTCGGCCACGGCGCACTACAGCGGGTCACAGCCATGA
- a CDS encoding MarR family transcriptional regulator, whose protein sequence is MSRLELPEDPLIGALLRLPAHAIHRRIIAGLNSAGFDDLRLPHMSVFQYPGPDGYRPTELAERAGMSKQAMNQLLRSLERLGYLRRSGAEADGRARIVHFTERGAAAWAKVYEILRDIEAEWRDRLGDAKFARLKALLCEVWVSDLVQ, encoded by the coding sequence ATGTCAAGACTCGAATTGCCCGAGGACCCGCTGATTGGCGCCCTGCTGCGACTCCCCGCCCACGCCATTCATCGCCGGATCATCGCCGGCTTGAACAGTGCCGGCTTCGATGATCTGCGCCTCCCGCACATGAGTGTGTTCCAGTACCCCGGCCCGGACGGCTACCGTCCAACTGAGCTGGCGGAGCGCGCCGGAATGAGCAAACAGGCCATGAATCAGCTCCTGCGTAGTCTGGAGCGGCTCGGCTACCTTCGGCGAAGCGGCGCCGAGGCCGACGGCCGGGCGCGCATCGTCCACTTCACCGAGCGCGGCGCCGCGGCGTGGGCCAAGGTCTACGAGATCCTTCGGGACATCGAAGCCGAATGGCGTGACCGGTTGGGAGACGCGAAGTTCGCCCGGCTCAAGGCCCTGCTCTGTGAGGTGTGGGTTTCGGATCTCGTCCAGTAG